A DNA window from Micromonospora sp. NBC_01739 contains the following coding sequences:
- a CDS encoding MoaD/ThiS family protein: MTVETVTVRYFAGARAAAGRSEETVSAGRTLDGVLSELAQRHGERLVPVLTVASFLVDGVTCHDRDKPLPAGVTIDVLPPFAGG; the protein is encoded by the coding sequence ATGACCGTGGAAACCGTCACCGTGCGTTACTTCGCCGGTGCCCGAGCGGCGGCCGGGCGCAGCGAGGAGACCGTTTCCGCCGGCCGTACCCTCGACGGGGTGTTGAGCGAGCTGGCCCAGCGGCACGGTGAGCGGCTGGTCCCCGTGTTGACCGTGGCAAGCTTTCTAGTCGATGGCGTGACCTGTCATGATCGCGACAAACCGCTGCCGGCCGGAGTGACGATCGACGTCCTTCCTCCCTTCGCCGGCGGCTGA
- the moaA gene encoding GTP 3',8-cyclase MoaA produces MSVVPPGGLLVDRYGRTARDLRVSLTDKCNLRCTYCMPAEGLPWLAGPQLLTDDEVIRLIRVAVQRLGIDEVRFTGGEPLIRPGLTAIVTAVAALDPRPRISLTTNGIGLARVAPALRAAGLDRVNVSLDTLDHARFLRLTRRDRLDEVLAGLAGAVAAELTPVKINSVLMRGVNDDEAPALLRFALDHGYELRFIEQMPLDAQHGWDRASMVTAEEILATLGTAYELTPDPAGRGAAPAETWLVNGGPAKVGVIGTVTRPFCGDCDRTRITADGQVRNCLFATEETDLRGALRAGADDDELVRRWTAATRGKRAGHGIDDPSFLQPARPMSAIGG; encoded by the coding sequence ATGAGTGTCGTACCGCCCGGCGGCCTCCTCGTCGACCGGTACGGCCGAACCGCCCGGGACCTGAGAGTCTCCCTGACCGACAAGTGCAACCTGCGCTGCACGTACTGCATGCCCGCCGAGGGGCTGCCCTGGTTGGCCGGGCCGCAACTGCTCACCGACGACGAGGTGATCCGGCTGATCCGGGTCGCGGTGCAGCGACTCGGCATCGATGAGGTCCGGTTCACCGGCGGGGAGCCGCTGATCCGCCCGGGGTTGACCGCCATCGTGACCGCGGTGGCGGCCCTCGATCCCCGGCCCCGGATCTCGCTGACCACCAACGGCATCGGGTTGGCGCGGGTGGCACCGGCCCTGCGCGCCGCCGGACTGGACCGGGTGAACGTCTCGCTGGACACCCTGGATCACGCCCGCTTCCTCCGGCTGACCCGCCGGGACCGGTTGGACGAGGTGCTGGCCGGTCTGGCCGGGGCGGTGGCCGCCGAACTCACCCCAGTCAAGATCAACAGTGTGTTGATGCGCGGGGTCAACGACGACGAGGCACCGGCGTTGCTCCGCTTCGCCCTGGATCACGGGTACGAGCTGCGGTTCATCGAGCAGATGCCGCTGGACGCCCAGCACGGGTGGGACCGGGCCAGCATGGTCACCGCGGAGGAGATCCTGGCCACCCTGGGTACGGCGTACGAGCTGACCCCGGATCCGGCCGGACGGGGTGCGGCACCGGCCGAGACCTGGCTGGTGAACGGCGGCCCGGCCAAGGTCGGGGTGATCGGCACGGTGACCCGCCCCTTCTGCGGCGACTGTGACCGGACCCGGATCACCGCCGACGGTCAGGTCCGCAACTGCCTGTTCGCCACCGAGGAGACGGACCTGCGGGGTGCCCTGCGCGCCGGCGCGGACGACGACGAGCTGGTGCGGCGGTGGACGGCGGCTACCCGGGGCAAGCGGGCCGGTCACGGCATCGACGACCCGAGTTTCCTGCAACCCGCCAGGCCGATGTCGGCTATCGGAGGATGA
- a CDS encoding fructosamine kinase family protein, with amino-acid sequence MDLAYLRAHPEQLPTFLTHQRIRETPVSGGDICAASRLTLDDGHSVFAKTWPEQADRPVPEGFFATEAAGLRWLGETGAVAVPQVLVALPELLALDWIEPGEPSPEAAERFGRELAGLHRAGAPAFGASWPGFIGALPADNTPHEGPWAQWFAQARLLPYLRRSVDNGALDDTTVALVEQVVARIGEFGGEEPPARVHGDLWPGNLLWGADDRVWLVDPAAHGGHRETDLAQLALFGGPPYADRILAAYQECWPLAEGWRQRVPLHQLHLMLVHTALFGSAYRDSVRDLARAALGGLGRATVVG; translated from the coding sequence ATGGATCTGGCGTATCTGCGGGCGCATCCCGAGCAGCTGCCGACCTTCCTGACCCATCAACGGATCCGGGAGACCCCGGTCAGCGGCGGAGACATCTGCGCCGCCTCCCGGCTGACTCTCGACGACGGTCACTCGGTCTTCGCCAAGACCTGGCCGGAGCAGGCGGATCGGCCGGTGCCGGAGGGGTTCTTCGCCACCGAGGCGGCCGGGCTGCGCTGGCTGGGGGAGACCGGGGCGGTGGCGGTTCCCCAGGTGCTGGTGGCCCTGCCCGAGCTGCTGGCCCTGGATTGGATCGAGCCGGGTGAGCCGAGCCCCGAGGCCGCCGAACGCTTCGGCCGGGAACTAGCCGGCCTGCACCGGGCCGGGGCACCCGCATTCGGGGCCTCCTGGCCCGGGTTCATCGGGGCCCTGCCGGCGGACAACACCCCACACGAGGGCCCCTGGGCGCAGTGGTTCGCCCAGGCGAGGCTGCTGCCCTACCTGCGGCGCTCGGTCGACAACGGGGCCCTGGACGACACCACGGTCGCGCTGGTCGAACAGGTCGTCGCCCGGATCGGCGAGTTCGGTGGGGAGGAGCCACCGGCCCGGGTCCACGGCGACCTGTGGCCGGGCAACCTGCTCTGGGGGGCCGACGACCGGGTCTGGTTGGTGGACCCGGCCGCCCATGGCGGGCACCGCGAGACCGACCTGGCCCAACTGGCGCTGTTCGGGGGTCCGCCGTACGCGGACCGGATCCTGGCCGCGTACCAGGAATGCTGGCCGCTGGCCGAGGGTTGGCGGCAGCGGGTTCCCCTGCACCAGTTGCACCTGATGCTCGTGCACACCGCACTGTTCGGCAGCGCGTACCGGGATTCGGTCCGCGACCTCGCCCGCGCCGCTCTGGGTGGGCTAGGCCGCGCTACCGTCGTGGGATGA